A genomic window from Passer domesticus isolate bPasDom1 chromosome Z, bPasDom1.hap1, whole genome shotgun sequence includes:
- the CDO1 gene encoding cysteine dioxygenase type 1, giving the protein MEHPVQTETWKARSLEELVRILHQIFAEDKVSVDEVQALMESYESNPEEWLQYAKFDQYRYTRNLVDNGNGKFNLMILCWGEGHGSSIHDHTDSHCFMKILQGNLKETLFEWPEKKGNGEMTKKSERVLRENQCAYINDSIGLHRVENISHTEPAVSLHLYSPPFNTCNTFDQRTGHKHKVTMTFYSQFGERTVCAAGVPQENN; this is encoded by the exons ATGGAGCACCCGGTGCAGACGGAGACCTGGAAGGCGCGGAGCCTGGAAGAGCTGGTCCGTATCCTCCATCAGATATTCGCCGAAGACAAAGTCAGCGTGGACGAGGTCCAGGCGCTGATGGAGTCGTACGAGAGCAACCCCGAGGAGTGGCTGCAGTACGCCAAGTTCGACCAGTACAG GTATACAAGAAATCTTGTGGACAATGGAAATGGAAAGTTCAACTTGATGATCTTGTGCTGGGGTGAAGGTCATGGCAG CAGTATCCATGATCACACTGACTCACACTGCTTTATGAAGATTCTCCAAGGAAACCTAAAGGAGACTCTGTTTGAATGGcctgagaaaaaaggaaatggtgAAATGACGAAGAAATCAGAACGAGTTTTGAGGGAAAATCAATGTGCCTACATTAATG ACTCCATTGGCCTGCACCGTGTGGAGAACATAAGCCACACAGAGCCTGCTGTTAGCCTGCATTTGTACAGCCCACCCTTCAACACCTGTAACACCTTTGATCAGAGGACTGGGCACAAGCACAAAGTCACGATGACCTTCTACAGCCAGTTTGGAGAAAGGACTGTCTGC gCTGCAGGAGTGCCGCAGGAGAACAACTGA